Proteins encoded by one window of Limnothrix sp. FACHB-406:
- a CDS encoding pentapeptide repeat-containing protein: MVNHRRPLSCWAIGIDRSGWLRVRPTQVLRGLLMVGVLLWGWGLMALPVRAESLTDLQRLFRNTVCRHCDLSYANLAGVNLSDAYLGDTDLVGTDLQGALLDRANLTRARAIGASFAQVRADHANFSNADLSGANLAQAHLEAARLNRATIVSASLEGSILHQAELTEADLRDSNLTRANLSQADLTRASLTYARLNQADLRGSILRGADLRQTDFSGADLTGADLTDTNLEKAILCGARLADGKVSRQGCPRSPAGDTIKGGKF, encoded by the coding sequence GTGGTCAATCATCGCCGCCCGTTGTCTTGCTGGGCGATCGGGATCGATCGGTCCGGGTGGTTGCGGGTTCGCCCCACCCAAGTGCTGCGAGGGTTGCTGATGGTGGGGGTGTTGTTGTGGGGTTGGGGGTTAATGGCGTTGCCGGTACGGGCCGAGAGCCTGACGGATTTACAGCGATTGTTTCGGAACACCGTTTGCCGCCACTGCGATCTCAGCTATGCCAACTTGGCGGGGGTAAACCTCAGCGATGCCTACTTGGGCGACACGGATTTGGTGGGGACTGATTTACAGGGGGCTTTGCTTGATCGGGCCAACTTGACCCGGGCCCGGGCAATTGGGGCCAGCTTTGCCCAGGTGCGTGCTGACCATGCCAACTTCAGCAACGCCGACCTCAGCGGAGCCAACCTCGCCCAAGCCCACTTGGAGGCAGCCCGCCTCAACCGCGCCACGATCGTTAGCGCATCGCTCGAAGGCAGCATCCTGCACCAGGCCGAACTCACCGAAGCGGACTTGCGAGACAGCAACCTCACCCGCGCCAACCTCTCCCAAGCCGACTTAACCCGTGCTTCTTTGACCTATGCCCGCTTGAACCAGGCCGACCTGCGGGGCAGCATTTTGCGAGGAGCCGACTTGCGCCAAACAGACTTCAGCGGCGCGGACTTAACCGGCGCAGACCTGACGGATACCAATCTGGAAAAGGCGATCCTTTGCGGTGCTCGTCTGGCTGATGGCAAAGTGTCGCGCCAAGGCTGTCCCCGATCGCCTGCGGGTGATACCATCAAAGGCGGAAAATTTTGA
- a CDS encoding M23 family metallopeptidase — MNQVNSVGNYAGGYNPNYVNPYGNSGQGNQWDRSGRRTSWQQGSFPVENFQTYTSPFGYRRRGGSVEFHKGLDLAAPKGSYIRSWWAGRVIRVSDGGLCGTAITIQSGAWEHTYCHMMGRVATWQGRRYLSDPDGGLRIFQGQTVTTGMRVGRVGMTGRTTGPHLHWGIKYGKDWIDPALVLRAMYQQQARN; from the coding sequence ATTAACCAGGTCAACTCCGTTGGGAACTATGCCGGGGGCTACAATCCCAACTATGTCAATCCCTATGGCAACTCGGGACAAGGCAATCAATGGGATCGATCGGGCCGTCGCACCTCATGGCAACAGGGTTCATTTCCCGTCGAGAACTTCCAGACCTATACCTCGCCCTTTGGCTACCGTCGTCGGGGGGGCAGCGTGGAGTTTCACAAGGGCCTAGATCTGGCCGCCCCCAAAGGTAGCTATATTCGCAGTTGGTGGGCCGGCCGAGTCATCCGAGTGTCTGACGGTGGGCTGTGTGGCACGGCAATCACGATCCAGTCCGGCGCTTGGGAACACACCTACTGTCACATGATGGGGCGGGTGGCCACCTGGCAAGGTCGCCGCTATCTGAGCGATCCCGATGGGGGATTACGTATTTTCCAGGGGCAAACGGTGACCACGGGGATGCGGGTTGGGCGTGTGGGCATGACGGGCCGCACCACGGGGCCGCACCTGCATTGGGGTATTAAATACGGGAAAGATTGGATTGATCCGGCCTTGGTGTTGCGAGCAATGTATCAGCAACAGGCCAGGAACTAG
- a CDS encoding potassium channel protein, protein MSERRRFRPIDQRPFQKIWIGAAFFAVTLIISVTGYMIAGWGFLDAFYMTIITVFGVGYGEIGPMTPHLRAFTIFVIIAGTSSAVYTVGGVFQALAEGEMNRLLGARRMSRDIDRLKDHVIICGLGRIGRLLARKLVETGQPFVVIDSNPDRVERGVNLGYLVYEGNATDESVLRAAGIERAKALATVLPDDAENVFITLTARGMNPYMTIVARGEAASTENKLKLAGADRVVLPANIGAERIAQILNHPSALYFLEEDKGRATLSEMLSRLDVKLDEVPVRPQSPLDGRTIGDVEVRGHGTFIVVALLQKDGNTIIHPPQSTQLYPGDTLIVMGHSDDMPTFVFGREYSRNHNRNQRYRGLPR, encoded by the coding sequence GTGTCTGAACGTCGCCGTTTTCGTCCGATCGACCAACGACCGTTCCAAAAAATTTGGATTGGGGCTGCGTTCTTTGCAGTCACCCTCATCATCTCCGTCACGGGCTACATGATCGCCGGTTGGGGGTTCCTTGATGCCTTCTACATGACCATCATCACCGTCTTTGGCGTGGGTTATGGGGAAATTGGCCCCATGACCCCCCATTTGCGGGCCTTCACGATTTTTGTGATTATCGCGGGCACTTCTTCGGCGGTCTACACTGTAGGGGGGGTCTTCCAAGCCCTGGCCGAGGGCGAAATGAATCGGCTACTGGGGGCCAGGCGCATGAGTCGAGATATTGATCGCCTCAAAGATCATGTGATCATTTGCGGGTTGGGCCGCATTGGTCGGCTATTGGCCCGCAAGCTGGTGGAAACGGGCCAGCCCTTCGTGGTGATTGACTCCAATCCCGATCGGGTGGAGCGGGGTGTCAATCTGGGCTATTTGGTTTATGAAGGCAACGCCACCGATGAATCGGTTTTGCGAGCGGCGGGCATTGAGCGGGCCAAGGCCCTGGCCACGGTGTTGCCCGATGATGCGGAAAATGTGTTCATTACCCTGACCGCCCGGGGCATGAATCCCTACATGACGATCGTGGCTCGGGGCGAAGCGGCCAGCACCGAAAACAAGCTGAAGCTGGCCGGGGCCGATCGAGTGGTTTTGCCAGCTAATATTGGGGCGGAGCGGATTGCTCAAATTTTGAATCACCCCTCTGCCCTCTATTTTTTGGAAGAAGACAAGGGCCGAGCCACCCTCAGCGAAATGCTGTCGCGGTTGGATGTGAAGCTGGACGAAGTGCCCGTGCGTCCCCAATCCCCCTTGGATGGCCGGACGATCGGGGACGTGGAAGTGCGTGGCCATGGCACATTCATCGTTGTGGCCCTGCTGCAAAAGGACGGCAACACCATCATTCACCCACCCCAATCGACGCAACTTTATCCGGGCGATACGCTGATCGTGATGGGTCACAGCGACGATATGCCCACCTTCGTGTTTGGTCGGGAATATAGCCGCAACCACAACCGCAACCAACGCTATCGCGGCCTCCCTCGTTAG
- a CDS encoding IS607 family transposase, with the protein MAYIPLRKAVEFLGLHPNTLRKYADEGKIESIRNEAGQRLYNVESYGRKATRSIVVCYCRVSSAKQRDDLARQIQFMRDRYPDAEIIQDIGSGLNFKRKGLQSLLVRLMRGDQLQIVVACRDRLCRFGFELFEFMVQQNGGELMVLDQSVHCPESELTADLLAILHLFSRRMPGLRSYRKAIQEDPNLPKP; encoded by the coding sequence ATGGCATACATTCCTCTCAGAAAAGCGGTCGAATTTCTGGGATTGCATCCAAATACGCTAAGGAAGTACGCAGATGAAGGGAAGATCGAGTCCATCCGAAACGAGGCGGGCCAGCGACTCTACAACGTCGAGTCATATGGACGCAAGGCAACTCGATCTATCGTCGTTTGCTATTGCCGCGTCAGTTCTGCCAAGCAACGAGACGATCTCGCAAGACAAATCCAGTTCATGCGAGATCGCTACCCCGATGCCGAAATCATCCAAGACATCGGATCAGGTCTCAACTTCAAGCGAAAAGGACTGCAATCCCTACTGGTCAGACTCATGCGCGGCGATCAGCTCCAAATTGTGGTTGCCTGCCGCGATCGACTCTGCCGATTCGGATTCGAGTTGTTCGAGTTCATGGTTCAACAAAACGGTGGCGAACTCATGGTTCTCGACCAATCTGTTCACTGCCCAGAATCCGAACTCACAGCGGATCTGCTCGCCATCCTTCACCTCTTCTCTCGTCGAATGCCCGGACTCAGAAGCTACCGCAAGGCGATCCAGGAAGATCCGAATCTTCCTAAGCCCTGA
- a CDS encoding PD-(D/E)XK nuclease family protein, whose translation MTANRSSINAPRTIWLGAKAAQVQRAIAQGLWGPFDWVLTPTRQAARAIGVQAQSLDQLLKRLRLDGNLAPMLMRQRALRSAVAKVWPEVEAGQYANTIAPVIREMLHNGWSLAMAAQEPTLSDRARRLVTIAQAYLQALQLAGDQKLGDQKLDDQQLSDQQLGDQQLGDQSMQRRAVDRPADRLDAAQIYGQAAQAIAQGAVDPLVLGLWGYGYLAPDAIALIDALAGPGSCLWWPDHPALHRLLPDWEQRGWTVRSAAEFFAEFSAESEATASPTECQPWQRALAFPTLEDEVRWVLAKVKQHLHQGVPANQMVLIARDEQRYGPKLLEVAQEFEVPVRLLYGVPLTQTRVGHWVQCLLEAAQQQWAYEPAVQLLRHPIGRDRLEGQWETARRLRPDRPKAWVHAGLDLADLAPPAQSARRSATREQWVSWVQDCARSLEIRSGAQHWPSEANALSSLNHHLIELARPSHETLTLASFAQELRELLSLISVPRHPGRGGVELHNPASLIGAQYRYGFALGMVEGWWPAPIAPDLALDWFDRRALTQAGFPMAGTAELADQERLHNSAAFATIQEQLVFSYPQWHGQQPQSPSALLRDPQVKPTEPEPVPDVSPLASWQRFLTRPDRPADLAQDPFGPVLERAWRMECQRLRGGQPDRPEDLAFHGFLGSLAAMDPDRHTFSASQITDLGQCPFKYFARRVLRLQEPQEAEADLPRNSKGNLYHRVLQKLGEQQRDRQAPVFNDPEQRLAALETWLTEAATELQLPRHLTWTAQRQELLAQLQWLILQDTFLPAESTILHCEVPFEGEWLGLKVKGMIDRVDQSPDGLVLIDYKTGKAEGAKVKDQTGQANLDVQLLVYASAAAQLAPETPVAKAYYYSLREAKLVSPQSLTSDNPEVGALVQRLRHHLAAGEYPVDPDREYKACQFCEASSACRCVQDG comes from the coding sequence ATGACCGCGAACCGATCGAGCATCAACGCCCCAAGAACAATCTGGCTGGGAGCCAAGGCCGCCCAGGTGCAACGGGCGATCGCCCAAGGTCTTTGGGGCCCCTTTGATTGGGTGCTGACCCCTACCCGGCAAGCGGCCCGGGCGATCGGGGTGCAGGCCCAATCGCTCGATCAACTCCTGAAGCGGTTGCGACTGGATGGCAACCTGGCTCCGATGCTGATGCGTCAGCGGGCTTTGCGATCAGCCGTGGCGAAGGTTTGGCCTGAGGTGGAAGCGGGTCAATATGCCAATACGATCGCCCCTGTGATTCGGGAAATGTTGCACAACGGCTGGTCTCTGGCGATGGCGGCCCAGGAACCTACCTTGAGCGATCGGGCGCGGCGGTTGGTGACCATCGCCCAGGCTTATTTGCAAGCACTGCAATTAGCGGGCGATCAGAAATTGGGCGATCAGAAACTGGATGATCAACAACTGAGCGATCAGCAACTGGGTGATCAACAACTGGGCGATCAATCCATGCAGCGGCGGGCTGTCGATCGACCAGCCGATCGACTAGATGCGGCCCAAATTTATGGACAGGCGGCCCAGGCGATCGCCCAGGGCGCAGTGGATCCCCTGGTGTTGGGCCTGTGGGGCTATGGCTATTTGGCTCCCGATGCGATCGCCCTTATCGATGCCCTGGCGGGGCCCGGCAGTTGCCTTTGGTGGCCCGACCACCCGGCCTTGCATCGTCTGCTGCCGGACTGGGAACAGCGGGGCTGGACGGTGCGATCGGCTGCGGAATTCTTTGCGGAATTCTCTGCGGAATCTGAGGCAACAGCCTCCCCAACCGAATGCCAACCCTGGCAACGGGCGCTCGCCTTTCCCACCCTGGAGGACGAGGTGCGCTGGGTTCTGGCCAAGGTCAAACAGCATCTTCACCAAGGCGTACCGGCGAACCAAATGGTGCTGATTGCCCGCGATGAGCAACGCTACGGGCCCAAGCTGTTGGAGGTGGCGCAGGAATTTGAAGTTCCGGTGCGGTTGCTGTATGGCGTGCCCCTCACGCAAACGCGGGTGGGCCATTGGGTGCAATGCCTGCTGGAAGCGGCCCAACAACAATGGGCCTATGAGCCAGCGGTGCAATTATTGCGCCACCCGATCGGGCGCGATCGCCTAGAAGGTCAATGGGAAACGGCCCGCCGCCTACGCCCCGATCGCCCCAAGGCCTGGGTTCATGCAGGCCTTGATCTTGCCGATTTGGCCCCACCGGCCCAATCGGCCCGCCGCAGTGCCACCCGTGAGCAGTGGGTGAGTTGGGTGCAGGACTGTGCCCGATCGCTGGAGATTCGATCGGGCGCACAGCATTGGCCCAGTGAAGCCAACGCCCTCAGCAGCCTGAATCACCACCTGATTGAGCTAGCCCGTCCCAGCCACGAAACCTTAACCCTGGCCAGCTTTGCCCAGGAATTGCGGGAACTGTTGAGCCTCATTTCCGTGCCCCGTCACCCCGGCCGAGGGGGCGTGGAATTGCACAACCCCGCCAGCCTGATTGGGGCCCAATATCGCTACGGATTTGCCCTGGGAATGGTGGAAGGCTGGTGGCCCGCCCCGATCGCCCCAGATCTAGCCCTCGACTGGTTCGATCGACGCGCCCTCACCCAAGCCGGGTTTCCGATGGCTGGCACTGCCGAACTGGCGGATCAAGAACGCCTCCACAACAGCGCCGCCTTTGCCACCATCCAAGAGCAATTGGTGTTCAGCTATCCCCAGTGGCACGGCCAGCAACCCCAATCCCCCAGCGCCCTGCTCCGCGATCCCCAAGTCAAACCCACCGAGCCGGAGCCGGTTCCCGATGTCAGCCCTTTGGCCAGTTGGCAGCGGTTTTTAACCCGCCCCGATCGCCCCGCAGACCTGGCCCAGGATCCCTTCGGCCCAGTGCTAGAGCGAGCTTGGCGGATGGAATGCCAACGATTGCGCGGCGGCCAGCCCGATCGCCCGGAAGATTTGGCGTTTCACGGTTTCCTGGGCTCCCTCGCCGCCATGGATCCCGATCGACATACCTTCAGCGCTTCCCAAATCACCGATCTGGGGCAATGTCCGTTCAAATACTTCGCGCGGCGCGTTCTGCGGCTCCAAGAACCCCAAGAAGCCGAAGCCGACTTGCCCCGCAACAGCAAAGGCAACCTTTACCACCGCGTTTTGCAAAAGCTGGGGGAACAACAGCGCGATCGGCAAGCGCCCGTTTTCAATGACCCTGAGCAACGGTTGGCGGCCCTCGAAACCTGGCTGACCGAAGCGGCCACCGAACTGCAACTGCCGCGCCACCTCACTTGGACAGCCCAGCGCCAAGAACTCCTGGCCCAATTGCAGTGGTTGATTTTGCAAGACACCTTTTTACCTGCCGAGTCCACAATCCTCCATTGCGAAGTGCCCTTTGAAGGGGAGTGGCTGGGCCTGAAGGTGAAGGGCATGATCGATCGGGTGGATCAGTCCCCCGATGGCTTGGTTCTGATTGATTACAAAACCGGCAAAGCTGAAGGAGCCAAAGTCAAAGACCAAACCGGCCAAGCAAACCTGGATGTGCAACTGTTGGTTTATGCCAGCGCCGCCGCCCAACTGGCTCCCGAAACCCCCGTCGCCAAGGCCTATTACTACAGCCTGCGGGAAGCGAAACTCGTCTCGCCTCAATCGCTCACCAGTGACAACCCAGAGGTGGGAGCCTTGGTGCAACGGTTGCGCCACCACCTGGCCGCAGGGGAATATCCCGTGGATCCCGATCGGGAATATAAAGCCTGTCAGTTTTGTGAAGCCTCATCGGCCTGTCGTTGTGTCCAGGATGGCTGA
- a CDS encoding bis(5'-nucleosyl)-tetraphosphatase — translation MPTDAQPVTEEAFGIVPIYLPQSGDRAEALFLLVQHRAGHWAFPKGHAEPGESALETALREFTEETGIQHCTPVTDVQFVETYCRQNKLVQKTVTYFPAWVLDRETNLQPEEIQDSAWLTAEEARSRITFPANRGVLESALEWLQALATLPIQTEE, via the coding sequence GTGCCGACGGATGCCCAGCCTGTGACCGAAGAAGCCTTTGGAATTGTGCCGATTTATTTGCCCCAGTCGGGCGATCGAGCAGAGGCTTTGTTTTTGCTCGTGCAGCACCGGGCAGGACATTGGGCGTTTCCCAAGGGCCATGCGGAGCCGGGCGAAAGTGCCCTTGAAACAGCGCTTCGGGAATTTACCGAAGAAACCGGCATTCAACATTGCACTCCCGTCACCGATGTGCAGTTTGTTGAAACCTACTGCCGACAGAATAAACTGGTGCAAAAAACGGTGACTTATTTTCCTGCTTGGGTTTTGGATCGGGAAACCAACCTGCAACCGGAGGAAATCCAAGACAGTGCTTGGTTGACAGCGGAAGAAGCCCGATCGCGCATTACGTTCCCGGCTAATCGGGGGGTTCTTGAATCGGCGCTGGAATGGCTGCAAGCCCTGGCAACTTTGCCTATTCAAACCGAAGAGTAA
- a CDS encoding tetratricopeptide repeat protein — MPKVTTTTSESGGSGWVWLLLGVGAIGGGLWGLTSWLLGRSPALLTQARQARSTPSIPRLAETNQQLTQQINWLQLIPPWPLLPHDQAQAQLPTLKEQQSAINRELTIARGLNTAENAAMKAARLVQNPPHPPDVWQQAKQQWQLAIQTLASLPPDALTGAVIQSKLATYRSNLAAIEQQLAVAVQAVEFNNRGVEELNNERYREAIAWFQQALAHNPKMAEALLGQGLAQVALQDYRSALESFNRSITAKGDFVDPYLYRAETRYEFGDAAGAMADLDQAIALDNQRATAYLLRGVIHFAEDQANQARSDLNKAVELFSQQKDFDAATQARTLLAQLPAELPPAELPVTESAPPDNPAVALEDDDDDDDDDKRRRRLSLQDVRSTWDRVRRSGRRRR, encoded by the coding sequence ATGCCAAAAGTCACAACCACAACGTCTGAGTCTGGCGGTTCGGGTTGGGTTTGGTTGCTGTTGGGTGTGGGGGCGATCGGGGGTGGGCTTTGGGGGCTAACGAGCTGGCTGCTGGGTCGATCGCCCGCCTTGCTCACCCAGGCCCGCCAAGCGCGATCGACTCCTTCAATTCCCCGCCTTGCGGAAACCAACCAGCAACTCACCCAGCAAATCAACTGGCTGCAATTGATTCCCCCTTGGCCCCTGTTGCCCCATGACCAGGCCCAAGCCCAATTGCCCACGCTCAAAGAACAGCAATCCGCCATTAACCGCGAGCTGACGATCGCCCGGGGCCTGAACACCGCTGAAAATGCGGCCATGAAAGCCGCCCGCTTGGTGCAAAATCCGCCCCACCCGCCGGATGTTTGGCAACAGGCCAAGCAGCAATGGCAGTTGGCCATTCAAACGTTGGCGAGTCTGCCGCCGGATGCGTTGACGGGGGCAGTGATTCAAAGCAAGCTAGCCACCTATCGATCGAACCTGGCGGCGATCGAACAGCAATTGGCGGTGGCAGTGCAGGCGGTGGAATTTAACAATCGTGGGGTTGAGGAACTGAACAACGAACGCTACCGCGAGGCGATCGCTTGGTTTCAGCAGGCCCTGGCTCACAATCCCAAGATGGCGGAGGCCCTGTTGGGGCAAGGGTTGGCGCAAGTGGCCCTCCAAGACTATCGATCGGCATTGGAGTCCTTCAATCGATCGATTACTGCCAAGGGTGACTTTGTTGATCCCTATCTCTATCGGGCGGAAACTCGCTATGAATTTGGTGATGCGGCCGGGGCGATGGCGGACTTGGATCAAGCCATTGCCCTGGATAACCAGCGGGCGACGGCCTACCTGCTGCGAGGGGTGATCCATTTTGCCGAAGACCAAGCCAATCAAGCCCGATCGGACTTAAACAAAGCCGTGGAGCTGTTTTCGCAACAGAAAGATTTTGATGCTGCCACCCAAGCCCGCACCCTGCTGGCGCAACTGCCCGCTGAATTGCCGCCCGCTGAATTGCCGGTGACAGAATCTGCCCCGCCAGACAATCCAGCAGTGGCGTTGGAGGACGATGACGATGATGATGACGATGACAAACGTCGTCGTCGTCTCTCGTTGCAGGATGTGCGATCGACCTGGGATCGGGTGCGCCGCTCTGGTCGCCGCCGCCGCTAG
- the petN gene encoding cytochrome b6-f complex subunit PetN, with translation MDIITLGWVGLLTVFTFSISMVIWGRNGF, from the coding sequence ATGGATATCATCACCCTCGGTTGGGTTGGCTTGCTGACGGTTTTCACCTTCTCGATTTCGATGGTGATTTGGGGCCGCAACGGCTTCTAA
- a CDS encoding DUF2555 domain-containing protein has product MEVLHISQPAVAQMTEQDVAELALRLERDDYATPFEGLRDWHLLRAIAFQRPELVEPYIYLLDLEAYDES; this is encoded by the coding sequence GTGGAAGTACTGCATATTTCACAACCGGCCGTTGCCCAAATGACTGAGCAAGATGTGGCCGAGTTGGCGCTCCGGCTGGAGCGGGATGATTATGCCACGCCCTTTGAGGGGTTGCGAGACTGGCACTTGCTGCGGGCGATCGCCTTTCAGCGGCCAGAGCTAGTTGAGCCTTACATCTACTTACTGGATTTGGAGGCCTACGACGAGTCTTGA
- a CDS encoding alpha/beta fold hydrolase: MNDQQQLGLPGRSNQFLTYWQWGNLSDRPLLLLHGLGDCAAVWEGAAQELDKKGYGVVAPDLPGHGNSSKGDRPYTTEAIVEDLEALCNHLGWSRVTVVGHSWMGKVATRWMQDLPQRFQQAVIVDPFFIGKMPDWLRLSFPILYRTLPFLKLTGPFPDQTSAEDCARQLKQYREWNPWQAAAFAANLEQKDDGTWGSKLDLLARDRVFEDVLGIAGFQKSVSLPTLLILPEQGLNQFAWQTRDFHQFCERLTVQTVPGNHWPFLNDPIGFAETIDRWLIAPAQERHNFGQVAQFDVV; this comes from the coding sequence ATGAATGACCAACAACAGTTGGGGTTACCTGGCCGATCGAATCAATTTCTGACCTATTGGCAATGGGGAAATCTGAGCGATCGACCGCTACTGCTGTTGCACGGGCTGGGCGATTGTGCGGCGGTTTGGGAAGGAGCAGCCCAAGAGCTGGACAAAAAAGGCTATGGCGTGGTTGCGCCGGATTTGCCCGGCCATGGGAACAGCAGCAAGGGCGATCGCCCCTACACCACTGAAGCAATCGTTGAAGACTTGGAAGCCCTTTGTAATCACCTGGGCTGGTCTCGGGTGACGGTGGTGGGCCACTCTTGGATGGGTAAGGTTGCCACCCGTTGGATGCAGGATCTGCCCCAGCGATTTCAGCAGGCAGTCATTGTTGATCCATTTTTTATTGGCAAAATGCCTGATTGGCTGCGTTTAAGCTTCCCAATTTTGTATCGAACCCTGCCATTTTTGAAGCTAACGGGCCCGTTTCCGGATCAAACTTCAGCGGAAGACTGTGCTCGACAACTCAAGCAATATCGTGAGTGGAATCCTTGGCAAGCGGCGGCCTTTGCGGCAAATCTGGAACAGAAAGATGATGGTACTTGGGGTAGCAAACTAGATTTGCTGGCGCGCGATCGCGTGTTTGAAGATGTGCTTGGAATTGCGGGCTTCCAAAAGTCAGTTTCCTTGCCCACGTTGTTGATTTTGCCGGAACAGGGCTTGAATCAATTTGCTTGGCAAACTCGCGATTTCCATCAGTTCTGCGAGCGGCTGACGGTGCAAACGGTTCCCGGCAATCACTGGCCCTTTCTGAATGACCCGATCGGGTTTGCAGAAACGATTGATCGATGGCTCATTGCGCCCGCCCAAGAACGCCATAATTTTGGTCAAGTGGCACAATTTGATGTGGTCTGA
- a CDS encoding transposase: protein MCSPSFTSSLVECPDSEATARRSRKIRIFLSPDQKALLKQWFGVSRYVYNATIKHLQEPGTKANWMAVAPIILGALPEWAKSVPYQIKKIAVKDACTAVREAKKGFKTDGQIRKCRFRSRKDRQQTIYIPKSAISENGVYHTILGKATLKESIPDGFSDGRLTLAYGEYYLITSTEVQPIQSENQGRVVALDPGVRTFMTFFAESSYGWIGNDSNLLIQKLCFKLDRLISKITKAKSAQKRRLKKAADRLRSKVQHLVKELHHKTARFLTENFDVILLPSFESSQMVSKSRRKIKSKTVRQMLTLSHYQFKRHLEWKAWELGKIALTNINEAYTSKTVSWTGEIVKIGGSRVIKSKVDGRSMNRDLNGARGIFLRALVDTPWLRDHLNLCIC, encoded by the coding sequence ATCTGCTCGCCATCCTTCACCTCTTCTCTCGTCGAATGCCCGGACTCAGAAGCTACCGCAAGGCGATCCAGGAAGATCCGAATCTTCCTAAGCCCTGATCAAAAAGCACTCCTGAAACAATGGTTTGGCGTTTCGAGATACGTCTACAACGCCACAATCAAGCATCTTCAGGAGCCGGGAACCAAAGCCAATTGGATGGCAGTTGCACCCATCATCTTGGGTGCGCTTCCTGAATGGGCTAAGTCAGTTCCCTACCAGATCAAAAAGATTGCGGTCAAAGATGCTTGCACTGCCGTTCGAGAAGCTAAAAAGGGCTTCAAGACAGATGGGCAAATTCGAAAGTGCCGTTTCCGCAGTCGAAAAGATCGACAGCAAACGATCTACATCCCCAAATCAGCCATCAGTGAAAACGGTGTCTATCACACTATCTTAGGGAAAGCGACCCTGAAAGAATCAATTCCTGATGGCTTCAGCGATGGTCGGTTAACACTTGCCTATGGTGAGTATTACCTGATCACCTCAACAGAAGTGCAACCCATTCAGTCCGAAAACCAAGGGCGAGTGGTTGCCTTAGATCCCGGTGTTCGCACATTCATGACCTTCTTTGCTGAATCCTCCTACGGATGGATTGGCAATGACTCGAACTTGCTGATTCAAAAGCTGTGCTTCAAGCTGGATCGCCTGATTTCCAAAATTACCAAGGCTAAATCAGCTCAAAAGCGTCGCCTTAAGAAAGCCGCCGATCGCCTGCGCTCCAAGGTGCAACATCTGGTGAAAGAACTTCACCACAAAACCGCACGGTTCCTGACTGAAAACTTTGATGTGATTTTGCTGCCCAGCTTTGAATCTTCTCAAATGGTGAGCAAATCACGTCGAAAAATTAAGTCGAAAACCGTGCGGCAAATGTTGACCCTATCGCATTACCAGTTCAAGAGACATTTAGAGTGGAAAGCTTGGGAGTTGGGCAAGATTGCCTTGACCAACATCAATGAAGCCTACACCTCTAAAACCGTTTCGTGGACAGGTGAAATCGTTAAGATTGGCGGCTCTCGGGTCATCAAATCGAAGGTTGATGGGCGGTCAATGAATCGGGATCTCAATGGTGCTCGTGGGATTTTCCTACGGGCATTGGTTGATACGCCTTGGTTGAGAGACCATCTCAACTTATGCATTTGTTAG